In the Negativicutes bacterium genome, one interval contains:
- the recO gene encoding DNA repair protein RecO — MSIYSTEAILLAVRNFGEADKIATLFSKEYGKISAAAYGCRRPKNKLAGAMQIFSQLELSLAEGNNIDVIKHCEVKLSNVQVRNDLEMMAYGMFVAELIIEFYPDKQEDSAMYDLLLGVIQLLSQKNPRLVALAAGYQILNKSGCQPTYDSCLCCGKLVGDDFHFSYEKAGVVCRDCREFESMSIDLKIVEFINHLLSLDWYNPQSFTVNGKTLVDAEKLLIGNLSFVLEKPLKSIAFINQLTNLPK, encoded by the coding sequence ATGTCGATTTATTCCACGGAAGCAATATTGTTGGCAGTGCGAAACTTTGGTGAGGCTGATAAAATTGCGACATTGTTTTCTAAAGAGTACGGAAAGATTTCAGCAGCAGCGTATGGTTGTCGTAGACCTAAAAATAAGCTGGCTGGTGCAATGCAAATTTTTAGTCAATTAGAATTGAGCTTAGCTGAGGGTAACAATATTGACGTTATAAAACATTGCGAGGTTAAACTTTCTAATGTTCAAGTGCGTAATGATTTAGAAATGATGGCATATGGAATGTTTGTAGCAGAATTGATTATTGAATTTTATCCTGATAAGCAAGAAGACAGTGCAATGTATGATTTGCTATTAGGGGTAATTCAATTATTATCGCAGAAAAACCCTCGGTTGGTTGCTTTAGCGGCAGGTTATCAAATCTTAAATAAAAGTGGTTGTCAACCAACTTATGATTCCTGTTTATGTTGTGGAAAGTTGGTTGGTGATGATTTTCATTTTTCTTATGAAAAAGCCGGAGTTGTTTGTCGTGATTGTCGAGAGTTTGAAAGTATGAGCATTGATTTGAAAATAGTAGAATTTATCAATCATTTGCTATCATTGGATTGGTATAATCCCCAAAGTTTTACCGTTAATGGTAAAACTTTGGTAGATGCGGAAAAATTATTAATTGGTAATTTATCGTTTGTATTGGAAAAACCTTTAAAATCAATTGCTTTTATTAATCAGTTAACAAATTTACCCAAATAA
- a CDS encoding DUF502 domain-containing protein, protein MNFLYRHFINGLIVIVPIAITAFVIINILNITENMLGYYLPIKFPGIGLLTVLCLIVVIGWLSSYLILRRIFEFGERILNKIPLVKFIYNSVKKLSTAMFDSKKIFNQAVLIPYPHSEVKTLGFVMSELSKPLTEVLSEEYICVFVPWSINMTSGSNVFVKKSDVIYLNVSSETAIQYFLTAGVVMPKATEKNK, encoded by the coding sequence ATGAATTTTTTATATCGTCATTTTATTAATGGTTTAATTGTAATAGTGCCAATTGCCATTACTGCTTTTGTTATAATAAATATTTTAAATATTACGGAAAATATGTTGGGATATTATTTGCCAATAAAATTTCCCGGCATCGGCTTATTAACAGTGCTATGCTTGATTGTGGTAATTGGTTGGCTGTCATCATACTTGATATTACGGAGAATTTTTGAATTTGGTGAAAGAATTTTAAATAAAATTCCATTGGTTAAATTCATTTATAATAGTGTGAAAAAATTATCGACAGCGATGTTTGATTCTAAAAAAATATTCAATCAGGCGGTATTGATTCCTTATCCTCATAGCGAGGTTAAAACTTTAGGATTTGTTATGAGTGAACTGTCAAAGCCATTGACCGAAGTTTTATCGGAGGAATATATCTGTGTGTTTGTTCCTTGGAGTATTAATATGACTTCTGGTAGCAATGTTTTTGTTAAAAAAAGTGATGTTATTTATTTGAATGTTTCTAGTGAAACAGCGATTCAATATTTTTTAACAGCTGGAGTTGTTATGCCGAAAGCTACAGAAAAGAATAAGTAA